In one window of Pseudomonas chlororaphis subsp. chlororaphis DNA:
- a CDS encoding type III PLP-dependent enzyme, producing MAELSQAVLRAIDQARAGSADPLAAFIYDLDALQAHVRQVMAALPAGVELYYAIKANSEAPVLAALAPLVSGFEISSGGEIERVVACPTRKPYVFSGPGKLDSDLRAALAHQVEAVHLESLNEIERLQRLAEEAGRVQPVFIRINPQLPQNQSSRLAMAGTATPFGIDEAELAEAVQRVDRASHLRLKGFHVHAMSHQQSVERHEQLLDFYLQRWPLWKALAAHPEHLTHLNVGGGIGVDYLSGQQFDWQRLCRYLERRLAEQGAQAPILRFEPGRFISAFCGYYVIEVLDTKTSHGEHFLVCRGGTHQFRLPAAQSHDHPLIHLPRTPQPAHSAEQAWTVVGQLCTPKDVLSRAQPLKGVSVGDLLVLPMAGAYGYNISHADFLCHPRPAQHFLRQGELLEGAAL from the coding sequence ATGGCTGAGTTGTCCCAGGCAGTCCTGCGCGCCATCGACCAGGCCCGGGCCGGCAGTGCCGACCCGCTGGCGGCCTTTATCTACGATCTGGATGCCTTGCAGGCCCATGTGCGCCAGGTGATGGCGGCGTTGCCGGCCGGGGTCGAGCTGTATTACGCGATCAAGGCCAACAGCGAGGCGCCGGTACTGGCGGCGCTGGCCCCGCTGGTCAGTGGTTTCGAGATTTCCTCGGGCGGCGAGATCGAGCGGGTGGTGGCCTGTCCGACCCGCAAGCCCTATGTGTTTTCCGGCCCCGGCAAGCTCGATTCCGACCTGCGCGCGGCCCTGGCCCATCAGGTGGAAGCGGTGCACCTGGAAAGCCTCAACGAGATCGAGCGCCTGCAACGCCTGGCCGAAGAAGCAGGGCGAGTACAGCCGGTGTTCATCCGCATCAACCCGCAGTTGCCGCAGAACCAGTCGAGCCGGCTGGCCATGGCCGGCACCGCCACGCCGTTCGGCATCGACGAGGCGGAGCTGGCCGAGGCCGTGCAAAGGGTCGACCGCGCCAGCCATCTGCGCCTCAAGGGTTTCCATGTGCACGCCATGTCCCACCAGCAGTCGGTGGAGCGCCATGAACAGTTGCTGGACTTCTATCTGCAACGCTGGCCGCTGTGGAAGGCCCTGGCGGCGCATCCCGAGCACCTGACCCACCTGAATGTCGGCGGCGGCATCGGCGTCGATTACCTCAGCGGCCAGCAGTTCGACTGGCAGCGCCTGTGCCGCTACCTGGAACGCCGGCTGGCGGAGCAGGGCGCTCAGGCGCCGATTCTGCGCTTCGAGCCCGGGCGGTTTATCAGCGCCTTCTGCGGTTACTACGTGATCGAAGTGCTGGACACCAAGACCAGCCACGGCGAGCACTTCCTGGTGTGCCGCGGCGGCACCCACCAGTTCCGCCTGCCCGCGGCGCAGAGCCACGACCATCCGTTGATTCACCTGCCACGCACGCCGCAGCCGGCGCACAGCGCGGAGCAGGCCTGGACCGTGGTCGGCCAGCTGTGCACGCCCAAGGATGTGTTGAGCCGGGCCCAGCCGCTCAAGGGCGTCAGCGTCGGCGACCTGCTGGTGCTGCCGATGGCCGGGGCCTATGGCTACAACATTTCCCACGCCGATTTCCTTTGCCATCCGCGGCCGGCGCAGCACTTCCTGCGCCAGGGTGAATTGCTCGAAGGAGCCGCTCTGTGA
- a CDS encoding IucA/IucC family protein, translating to MNYSDRDVLSKHVLSKMVSELATTRALLNCLIKEFALPENCLSYSWPTQMQGIAPGSYLDGLEWKGIPLTIDLPNQQQFFVMVDRRDHLGSHRYLSDVYARREAGETWRCLAFAEFVEQLLGACEHMTRASNDELLDQVLQSQSLTAAIVAHNMDGQGPAPLSGYLASEQGLWFGHPNHPAPKARLWPAHLAQETYAPEFQAETALHLFEVPRQGLRVTASGLSEEQVMAGFADQGRARPGHAMICMHPVQAELFMQDRRVQRLLELGEVIDHGPTGPLASPTASMRTWYIEDHDFFIKGSLNVRITNCVRKNAWYELESTLIIDQLFQRLQRTQAETLGGLSAVAEPGSMSWAPLQASEADAHWFREQTGAILRENFCRRAGAERSVMAGTLFARDIHSRPLVHDFLQGFNASELTDEQLVDWFDQYQALLLRPVLALFFNHGVVMEPHLQNSVLIHDQGQPQQLLLRDFEGVKLTDELGMAQIEVGLHPRVRQSLLYSREQGWSRITYCLLINNLSEAVLALSWERPHLAPLMWQRVEQQLRRIRDELVRPAPELDALIAGQPIACKTNLKVRLAAKADRQAGYVNLSSPWSEEARYG from the coding sequence ATGAATTATTCAGATCGCGATGTTTTATCAAAGCATGTTTTATCGAAGATGGTCAGTGAGCTGGCGACCACTCGCGCCTTGCTCAATTGCCTGATCAAAGAGTTCGCCTTGCCGGAAAACTGCCTCAGTTACAGCTGGCCGACACAGATGCAGGGCATCGCCCCCGGCAGTTACCTGGACGGCCTGGAATGGAAGGGCATCCCGCTGACCATCGACCTGCCCAACCAGCAGCAGTTCTTCGTCATGGTCGACCGCCGCGACCACCTGGGCAGCCACCGTTACCTGTCGGACGTGTATGCCCGGCGCGAAGCAGGCGAGACCTGGCGCTGCCTGGCCTTTGCCGAGTTCGTCGAGCAACTGCTCGGCGCCTGCGAACACATGACCCGGGCCAGCAACGACGAGCTGCTGGACCAAGTGCTGCAAAGCCAGTCGCTGACCGCCGCCATCGTCGCCCACAACATGGACGGCCAGGGCCCGGCGCCGCTGAGCGGCTACCTGGCCAGCGAACAGGGCCTGTGGTTCGGCCACCCCAACCATCCGGCGCCCAAGGCGCGGCTGTGGCCGGCACACCTGGCCCAGGAAACCTATGCCCCGGAATTCCAGGCCGAGACCGCGCTGCACCTGTTCGAAGTGCCGCGCCAGGGCCTGCGGGTGACCGCCAGCGGCCTCAGCGAAGAGCAGGTGATGGCCGGTTTCGCCGACCAGGGCCGGGCGCGCCCGGGGCACGCGATGATCTGTATGCACCCGGTGCAGGCCGAGCTGTTCATGCAGGACCGCCGCGTGCAGCGCCTGCTGGAACTGGGCGAGGTGATCGACCACGGGCCGACTGGGCCGCTCGCCAGCCCGACGGCCTCGATGCGCACCTGGTACATCGAGGACCACGACTTTTTCATCAAGGGCTCGCTGAACGTGCGCATCACCAATTGCGTGCGCAAGAACGCCTGGTACGAGCTGGAAAGCACGCTGATCATCGACCAGCTGTTCCAGCGCCTGCAGCGGACCCAGGCCGAAACCCTGGGCGGCTTGTCGGCGGTGGCCGAGCCGGGTTCCATGAGCTGGGCGCCGCTGCAGGCCAGCGAAGCCGACGCCCACTGGTTCCGCGAACAGACCGGGGCGATCCTGCGGGAGAACTTCTGCCGCCGCGCCGGCGCCGAGCGCAGCGTGATGGCCGGCACCCTGTTCGCCCGCGACATCCATTCGCGGCCGCTGGTGCATGACTTCCTGCAAGGCTTCAACGCCAGTGAACTGACGGACGAGCAACTGGTGGACTGGTTCGACCAGTACCAGGCGCTGCTGCTGCGGCCGGTGCTGGCGCTGTTCTTCAACCACGGCGTGGTGATGGAGCCGCACCTGCAGAACAGCGTGCTGATCCACGACCAGGGCCAGCCGCAACAGCTGCTGCTGCGGGACTTCGAGGGGGTCAAGCTTACCGATGAGCTGGGCATGGCGCAGATCGAGGTCGGCCTGCACCCGCGGGTGCGCCAGTCGCTGCTGTATTCCCGCGAGCAGGGCTGGAGCCGCATCACCTATTGCCTGCTGATCAACAACCTGTCGGAAGCGGTGCTGGCCCTGAGCTGGGAACGCCCGCACCTGGCGCCGCTGATGTGGCAACGGGTCGAGCAGCAATTGCGGCGCATCCGTGACGAGCTGGTACGCCCGGCGCCGGAACTGGACGCGCTGATCGCCGGCCAGCCGATTGCCTGCAAGACCAATCTCAAGGTGCGCCTGGCCGCCAAGGCCGACCGCCAGGCCGGCTACGTCAACCTGAGTTCGCCATGGAGCGAGGAGGCCCGTTATGGCTGA
- a CDS encoding phosphocholine-specific phospholipase C, translating into MPTLTRRKLMQAAAIGSAFTLLPDSIRQALAIPANNRTGTIRDVEHVVILMQENRSFDHYFGTLPGVRGFSDRFTIPLPGKRSVWEQQGIGRVVLPYHLDSSRGNAQRVNGTPHSWIDEHAAWGSGRMSAWPTFKTNTSMGYYREQELPFQFALANTFTLCDAYHCSVHAGTNPNRLFHWTGTNGPTGANVAAVVNEWDGPGAVDVGYTWKTYPERLEERGVSWKIYQYLPDNFGDNPLAGFRQYRRASVAAGNPAQPPEDFTAFVPYSDALNARVPLYKGNGNTLPARSGSDLEGMIAGFRNDVQQGKLPKVSWIVAPATYSEHPGPSSPVQGGWFTQEILKALTDNPEVWSKTVLLVNYDENDGFFDHLPSPSAPSRRLDGSFAGKSTVDFDSEVFTHPAPPGTTQQPRPDGGIYGPGPRVPMLVLSPWSRGGWVNSQAFDHTSVLQFLEKRFGVREPNISAWRRAVCGDLTSAFNFVNPNSEILPPLHTTTRQAADLLRQRQEQLAQVPLPDPSRQQLPQQQQRVARPSRALPYRLNVEAKAKRKALSLTLSLQNSGEQGAVFHVYDRLHLLDIPRRYTVEAGKQLKDSWQTAGRYKLWLLGPNGFHRSFHGNLLERQPEVSMFSRGNNLQLTLSNPGKEPVSITIERCPYTHQGPWRFDVPGRSEVHQMFACQASGGWYDLTLRGEGGWLRRLAGRLETGAHSISDPLMGV; encoded by the coding sequence ATGCCTACTCTCACTCGCAGGAAGCTCATGCAGGCCGCCGCCATCGGCTCGGCCTTTACCTTACTGCCAGACTCCATCCGCCAGGCCCTGGCGATCCCCGCCAACAACCGCACCGGCACTATCCGCGACGTCGAGCACGTGGTGATCCTGATGCAGGAAAACCGCTCCTTCGACCATTACTTCGGCACCTTGCCCGGGGTCCGCGGTTTCAGCGACCGCTTCACCATCCCGCTGCCCGGCAAGCGTTCGGTGTGGGAGCAGCAGGGCATCGGGCGAGTGGTGTTGCCGTATCACCTGGACAGCTCGCGGGGCAACGCGCAGCGGGTCAACGGCACGCCGCATTCGTGGATCGACGAGCACGCGGCCTGGGGCAGCGGGCGCATGAGCGCCTGGCCGACCTTCAAGACCAACACGTCCATGGGCTACTACCGCGAGCAGGAGCTGCCGTTCCAGTTCGCCCTGGCCAACACCTTCACCCTGTGCGATGCCTACCACTGCTCGGTGCACGCCGGGACCAACCCCAACCGCCTGTTCCACTGGACCGGCACCAACGGCCCGACCGGCGCCAACGTGGCGGCGGTGGTCAACGAATGGGACGGCCCGGGCGCAGTGGACGTCGGCTACACCTGGAAAACCTACCCCGAGCGCCTGGAAGAGCGGGGCGTCAGCTGGAAGATCTACCAGTACCTGCCGGACAACTTCGGCGACAACCCGTTGGCCGGTTTCCGCCAGTACCGCCGCGCCAGCGTGGCGGCCGGCAACCCGGCGCAGCCGCCGGAAGACTTCACTGCCTTCGTGCCGTACAGCGATGCGCTGAATGCCCGGGTGCCGCTGTACAAGGGCAACGGCAACACCTTGCCGGCGCGCAGCGGTAGCGACCTGGAGGGCATGATCGCCGGGTTCCGCAACGATGTGCAGCAGGGCAAGCTGCCCAAGGTCAGCTGGATCGTCGCCCCGGCCACCTATTCCGAGCACCCGGGGCCGTCGAGCCCGGTACAGGGTGGCTGGTTCACCCAGGAAATCCTCAAGGCGCTGACCGACAACCCCGAGGTCTGGAGCAAGACCGTGCTGCTGGTCAACTACGACGAGAACGACGGTTTCTTCGACCATCTGCCGTCGCCCTCGGCACCTTCGCGGCGCCTGGATGGCAGCTTCGCCGGCAAGTCCACGGTGGATTTCGACAGTGAGGTGTTCACCCACCCGGCGCCACCGGGGACCACCCAGCAACCGCGTCCGGACGGCGGTATCTACGGCCCTGGCCCGCGGGTGCCGATGCTGGTGCTGTCGCCCTGGAGCCGCGGCGGCTGGGTCAACTCCCAGGCGTTCGACCACACCTCGGTCCTGCAATTTCTCGAGAAGCGCTTCGGCGTGCGCGAGCCGAACATCAGCGCCTGGCGCCGTGCCGTGTGCGGCGACCTGACTTCGGCCTTCAACTTCGTCAATCCCAACAGCGAAATCCTCCCGCCGCTGCACACCACCACCCGCCAGGCCGCGGACCTGTTGCGCCAGCGCCAGGAACAACTGGCCCAGGTGCCGCTGCCGGACCCCAGCCGCCAGCAACTGCCGCAGCAGCAGCAGCGCGTGGCCCGGCCATCGCGAGCCTTGCCGTATCGGCTGAATGTCGAGGCCAAGGCCAAGCGCAAGGCGTTGAGCCTGACCCTGAGCCTGCAGAACAGCGGCGAGCAGGGCGCGGTGTTCCATGTCTACGATCGCCTGCACCTGCTGGACATTCCCCGTCGCTATACGGTGGAGGCGGGCAAGCAGCTCAAGGACAGCTGGCAGACCGCGGGCCGCTACAAGCTGTGGCTGCTGGGGCCTAACGGCTTCCACCGCAGCTTCCACGGCAACCTGCTGGAGCGCCAGCCCGAGGTATCGATGTTCAGCCGCGGCAACAACCTGCAGCTGACCCTGAGCAACCCGGGCAAGGAGCCGGTATCGATCACCATCGAGCGTTGCCCCTACACCCATCAGGGGCCATGGCGTTTCGACGTGCCCGGGCGCAGCGAGGTCCACCAGATGTTCGCCTGCCAGGCCAGTGGCGGCTGGTACGACCTGACCCTGCGCGGCGAGGGCGGCTGGCTGCGGCGCCTGGCCGGGCGCCTGGAAACCGGTGCGCACAGCATCAGCGACCCGTTGATGGGCGTGTAA
- a CDS encoding diaminobutyrate--2-oxoglutarate transaminase encodes MLNDGILRTSPLQKTNADYLARQGKFESNVRSYPRKLPLAIAKAHGVWVTDVEGKTYLDCLAGAGTLALGHNHPAIMASLDSFLASGLPMHTLDLTTVVKDAFSETLLSLLPGQGRDYCLQFCGPSGADAVEAALKLAKTHTGRHNVISFSGAYHGMTHGALALTGNTAPKHAIAGLMPGVQFMPYPHEYRCPLGIGGEAGVEALTHYFTQFIEDVESGVSLPAAVILEAVQGEGGVNCAPASWLRAIREVTRQHGIVLILDEVQAGFARTGKMFAFEHAGIEPDMIVMSKAVGGGLPMAVLGIKREFDAWEPGNHAGTFRGNQMAMAAGLATLQVLREQNIAALAERRGQWLKEQLMALQPSYPALGQVRGRGLMLGIEIVDERQPADRHGHFPSDPGLAVAIQQHCFKQGLLLERGGRRGNVIRLLPPLVVDDEQCQQVIQRFTRAMADALLQARA; translated from the coding sequence ATGTTGAATGATGGCATATTGCGCACTAGTCCTCTGCAAAAAACCAATGCCGACTATCTGGCCCGGCAAGGCAAGTTCGAATCCAATGTGCGCAGTTACCCGCGCAAGTTGCCACTGGCCATCGCCAAGGCGCATGGGGTCTGGGTCACCGACGTCGAAGGCAAGACCTACCTGGACTGCCTGGCCGGCGCCGGCACCCTGGCCCTGGGGCACAACCACCCGGCGATCATGGCCAGTCTCGACAGTTTCCTGGCCTCGGGCCTGCCCATGCACACTCTGGACCTGACCACCGTGGTCAAGGACGCCTTCAGCGAAACCCTGCTCAGCCTGCTGCCGGGCCAGGGCCGCGACTACTGCCTGCAGTTCTGCGGGCCGTCCGGGGCGGACGCGGTGGAAGCGGCGCTGAAGCTGGCCAAGACCCATACCGGGCGGCACAACGTCATCAGTTTCTCCGGGGCCTACCACGGCATGACCCACGGTGCCCTGGCGCTGACCGGCAATACCGCGCCCAAGCACGCCATCGCCGGCCTGATGCCGGGCGTGCAGTTCATGCCGTACCCCCACGAATACCGCTGCCCGCTGGGGATCGGCGGCGAGGCCGGGGTCGAGGCGCTGACCCATTACTTCACCCAGTTCATCGAAGACGTGGAAAGCGGCGTGTCGCTGCCGGCGGCGGTGATTCTCGAGGCGGTGCAGGGCGAGGGCGGGGTCAACTGCGCGCCGGCCAGCTGGCTGCGGGCGATCCGCGAAGTGACTCGCCAGCACGGCATCGTGCTGATCCTCGATGAGGTGCAGGCCGGCTTTGCCCGCACCGGCAAGATGTTCGCCTTCGAGCACGCCGGCATCGAGCCGGACATGATCGTCATGTCCAAGGCGGTGGGCGGCGGCCTGCCGATGGCGGTGCTGGGCATCAAGCGCGAATTCGATGCCTGGGAGCCGGGCAACCACGCCGGCACCTTCCGCGGCAACCAGATGGCCATGGCCGCGGGCCTGGCGACCCTGCAAGTGTTGCGCGAGCAGAACATCGCGGCCCTGGCCGAACGTCGCGGGCAGTGGCTCAAGGAGCAACTGATGGCCTTGCAGCCGAGCTATCCGGCCCTGGGCCAGGTGCGCGGGCGTGGCCTGATGCTGGGCATCGAGATCGTCGACGAACGCCAGCCGGCCGACCGCCACGGGCATTTCCCGTCGGACCCGGGCCTGGCCGTGGCCATCCAGCAGCACTGCTTCAAACAGGGCCTGCTGCTGGAGCGCGGCGGACGTCGCGGCAATGTGATCCGCCTGTTGCCGCCGTTGGTCGTCGACGACGAACAGTGCCAGCAAGTTATCCAGCGATTTACTCGCGCAATGGCGGACGCCTTATTGCAGGCACGTGCTTGA
- a CDS encoding sigma-70 family RNA polymerase sigma factor yields MIEAATPPEQSLHALYRDHRSWLESWLRQRMGNAWDAADLSQDTFLRVLTSSQQLVDLREPRAYLVTVGKRLLSNFYTRRKLEQAYLDALASLPEDSVPSPEQRWVLLETLQALDELLDGLAPLVRRAFLWSQLEGLGYREIAERLDVSERTVKRYMAQAYEHCLLVEL; encoded by the coding sequence ATGATTGAAGCAGCGACGCCACCGGAGCAAAGCCTACATGCCCTGTACCGCGACCATCGCAGCTGGCTCGAGAGCTGGTTGCGCCAGCGCATGGGCAACGCCTGGGATGCGGCGGACCTGAGCCAGGACACCTTCCTGCGCGTGCTCACCAGTTCCCAGCAACTGGTCGACCTGCGCGAGCCGCGGGCCTACCTGGTGACCGTGGGCAAGCGCCTGCTGAGCAACTTCTACACCCGGCGCAAACTGGAGCAGGCCTACCTGGACGCGCTGGCCAGCCTGCCCGAAGACAGCGTGCCGTCCCCGGAACAGCGCTGGGTGCTGCTGGAAACCCTGCAAGCCCTCGACGAATTGCTCGACGGCCTGGCGCCCCTGGTGCGCCGGGCGTTTCTCTGGAGCCAGCTGGAAGGGCTGGGTTATCGCGAGATCGCCGAACGCCTCGACGTCTCGGAACGCACCGTCAAGCGCTACATGGCCCAGGCCTACGAACACTGCCTGCTGGTGGAGCTGTGA
- a CDS encoding FecR domain-containing protein — protein sequence MRSAPSSETREVARAAAQWLALLESGAANADDHARLQHWRNSNSQNESAWQKAQLLRQRFSALPSALALATLDRPEPSRRAVLKRALGVAALVPTAWLLGRQLPLDVWRADLQTGTGEHRKLSLADGSALQLNTASAVNVDLGARQVTLVRGEMALKVTGSAPLTIQAPYGRIVVSRSEVCVRLNEHDCRVSVVSGSVQLQPLFGPQLQLGEGQRVRLWVDGAGQIDAFDAQLPGWRDGVLMAQNQPLGDFLRELGRYRPGLLRWEPELEALRVTGSFRLDNTDRVLSLLAASLPLEVHSRTRYWVTLTSAKETPPTNTPQKNIG from the coding sequence ATGCGCTCGGCGCCGTCCAGCGAAACCCGCGAGGTGGCCCGCGCGGCGGCCCAGTGGCTGGCGCTGCTGGAGTCCGGCGCGGCCAACGCCGACGATCACGCGCGCCTGCAGCACTGGCGCAACAGCAACAGCCAGAACGAAAGCGCCTGGCAGAAAGCGCAGCTGCTGCGCCAGCGTTTCTCCGCGCTGCCCTCGGCCCTGGCGCTGGCCACCCTGGATCGTCCCGAGCCGTCGCGGCGCGCGGTACTCAAGCGCGCCCTCGGCGTCGCCGCACTGGTGCCGACTGCCTGGCTGCTGGGGCGCCAACTGCCCCTGGACGTATGGCGCGCCGACCTGCAGACCGGTACCGGCGAACATCGCAAATTATCCCTGGCCGATGGCAGCGCCTTGCAGTTGAACACCGCCAGCGCGGTCAACGTCGACCTGGGCGCCCGGCAGGTGACCCTGGTGCGCGGCGAGATGGCGCTCAAGGTCACCGGCAGCGCGCCGCTGACCATCCAGGCGCCTTATGGCCGCATCGTCGTCAGCCGCAGCGAAGTCTGCGTGCGCCTCAATGAACACGATTGCCGGGTGTCGGTGGTCAGCGGCTCGGTGCAACTGCAACCCTTGTTCGGCCCGCAATTGCAGTTGGGCGAAGGCCAGCGGGTGCGGCTGTGGGTGGACGGCGCCGGGCAGATCGATGCCTTCGACGCGCAGTTGCCGGGCTGGCGCGACGGCGTGCTGATGGCGCAGAACCAGCCCCTGGGGGATTTCCTGCGCGAGCTCGGTCGTTATCGCCCGGGCCTGCTGCGTTGGGAACCGGAACTGGAAGCCCTGCGCGTCACCGGCAGCTTCCGTCTCGACAACACCGACCGCGTGCTGTCGCTGCTGGCCGCCAGCCTGCCGCTGGAGGTGCATTCGCGCACCCGTTATTGGGTCACCCTGACTTCGGCAAAAGAAACCCCGCCGACAAACACCCCGCAAAAAAATATTGGCTGA
- a CDS encoding TonB-dependent receptor has product MPVVLPYRLRPVSPGLLQLGLILTLSSSPLFIQASWADDAARRSYQVPAGPLSAALTRFAGLAGVNLSVDPQLVSGRNSGGLSGEYGVEEGFARLLQGSGLQLQPVGEQAYILTPAPQGGSLQLAPTSILGASGATDSDVFAGGQVARRGSQGLLGSKDFMETPFSMTTYTSEVVKNQQARTLGDLIASDPSVRATNPAGGRYEQFTIRGFSLFNSDVAYNGLYGVLPTYTIDMEMADRVDILKGPTQLINGISPRGSVGGGINVVPKRATDKPITELTGSYASDSQVGGAVDIGRRFGEDNKFGVRLNAVKQSGDTEWDHQSVDREMAVLGLDFRGERLRLSTDIGHTERDTDAPQERVQIGANAKVPDADDVRHNYAQSWSKARTKDTFGTVNAEYDVNDSIMLYGGVGARKSNHDFLRHAVSITNDAGDFSVQPRDFTRDENVRTTTAGVRSWFHSGPVSHEVNLAASYFYMDFENGGARYAASPSNLYNPRPTPTPSRPTRFDPKVYTENRFSGVALSDTLGFFDDRLLLTLGARWQRVKVDDWSDGVKGDTAYDEEKVSPSGGLLFKATDQLSLYVNYMEGLSQGKIAPSTSINEDEIFPPFISRQVEAGAKYDAGAFALTAAVFRIKQPAYETNATTRVFGPNGKRQNDGVELSVFGEPLKGFRLLGGVMYIDSELKDTTNGTFDGNRAPATPKYNVNLGAEWDVPKVQGLTLTARGIYSSSQYLDQANSKEIDSWERFDLGARYAFKLDDKDITLRANVENVLDKRYWSSAGASDDSEPGLTLATPRTLLLSATVGF; this is encoded by the coding sequence ATGCCCGTAGTATTGCCATACCGTTTGCGTCCGGTTTCCCCCGGACTGTTGCAGTTGGGCCTCATCCTGACACTCAGTTCCAGCCCGTTATTCATCCAGGCCAGTTGGGCCGACGACGCTGCGCGGCGCAGCTACCAGGTGCCGGCCGGCCCGCTGAGCGCCGCGCTGACCCGTTTCGCCGGCCTCGCCGGGGTCAACCTGTCGGTGGACCCACAGCTGGTCAGCGGCCGCAACAGCGGCGGCCTGTCCGGCGAGTACGGGGTGGAGGAGGGCTTTGCCCGCTTGCTGCAAGGCTCCGGCCTGCAACTGCAACCGGTGGGTGAGCAGGCGTACATCCTGACCCCGGCGCCGCAAGGCGGCAGCCTGCAACTGGCGCCGACCTCGATTCTCGGCGCCAGCGGCGCGACCGACAGCGACGTCTTCGCTGGTGGCCAGGTGGCGCGCCGTGGCTCGCAAGGCCTGCTGGGTTCGAAGGACTTCATGGAAACGCCGTTCAGCATGACCACCTACACCAGCGAGGTGGTGAAGAACCAGCAGGCGCGGACCCTCGGCGACCTGATCGCCAGCGACCCCTCGGTGCGCGCCACCAACCCGGCGGGCGGCCGTTATGAACAGTTCACCATCCGCGGCTTCAGCCTGTTCAACAGCGATGTCGCCTACAACGGCCTGTACGGCGTGCTGCCGACCTACACCATCGACATGGAAATGGCCGACCGGGTGGACATCCTCAAGGGCCCGACCCAACTGATCAACGGCATCTCGCCGCGGGGCAGCGTCGGCGGCGGGATCAACGTGGTGCCCAAGCGCGCCACCGACAAGCCCATTACCGAACTCACCGGCAGCTACGCCTCGGACAGCCAAGTGGGCGGCGCGGTGGACATTGGCCGGCGCTTCGGCGAGGACAACAAGTTCGGCGTGCGCCTGAACGCGGTCAAGCAGTCCGGCGACACCGAATGGGATCACCAGAGCGTCGACCGCGAGATGGCGGTGCTGGGCTTGGACTTCCGTGGCGAACGCCTGCGCCTGTCGACCGACATCGGCCATACCGAACGCGACACCGACGCGCCCCAGGAGCGGGTGCAGATAGGCGCCAACGCCAAGGTGCCGGACGCGGATGACGTGCGGCACAACTATGCGCAGTCCTGGAGCAAGGCACGCACCAAGGACACCTTCGGCACGGTCAATGCCGAATACGACGTCAACGACTCGATCATGCTGTACGGCGGCGTCGGCGCGCGCAAAAGCAACCACGACTTCCTCCGGCATGCCGTGTCGATCACCAACGACGCCGGCGACTTCAGCGTGCAGCCGCGCGACTTCACTCGCGACGAAAACGTGCGCACCACCACGGCGGGCGTGCGCAGCTGGTTCCACTCCGGCCCGGTGAGCCATGAGGTCAACCTGGCGGCCAGCTACTTCTACATGGATTTCGAAAACGGCGGCGCGCGCTATGCCGCATCTCCCAGCAACCTCTACAACCCACGGCCGACGCCAACCCCGTCGCGGCCGACGCGCTTCGACCCCAAGGTCTACACCGAGAACCGCTTCAGCGGTGTGGCGCTGTCCGACACCCTGGGCTTCTTCGATGACCGCCTGCTGCTGACCCTCGGCGCGCGCTGGCAACGGGTCAAGGTCGACGACTGGAGCGACGGCGTCAAAGGCGACACCGCCTATGACGAGGAAAAGGTCTCGCCTTCGGGCGGCCTGCTGTTCAAGGCCACCGATCAGTTGTCGCTGTACGTCAACTACATGGAAGGCCTGAGCCAGGGCAAGATCGCGCCGTCGACCTCGATCAACGAAGACGAAATCTTCCCGCCGTTCATCAGCCGCCAGGTCGAGGCCGGCGCCAAGTACGACGCCGGGGCCTTCGCCCTGACCGCCGCGGTGTTCCGCATCAAGCAGCCGGCCTACGAGACCAACGCCACCACCCGGGTCTTCGGCCCGAACGGCAAACGGCAGAACGACGGCGTCGAGCTCAGCGTGTTCGGCGAACCGCTCAAGGGCTTCCGCCTGCTGGGCGGGGTGATGTACATCGACAGCGAACTGAAGGACACCACCAACGGTACCTTCGACGGCAATCGCGCGCCGGCCACGCCGAAGTACAACGTCAACCTGGGGGCCGAGTGGGACGTGCCGAAGGTCCAGGGCCTGACCCTGACCGCACGCGGCATCTACTCCAGCTCGCAGTACCTGGACCAGGCCAACAGCAAGGAAATCGACTCCTGGGAGCGTTTCGACCTGGGCGCGCGCTACGCCTTCAAGCTCGACGACAAGGACATCACCTTGCGCGCCAATGTCGAGAACGTGCTGGACAAGCGTTACTGGAGTTCGGCCGGGGCCTCGGACGACAGCGAGCCGGGCTTGACCCTGGCGACGCCACGGACCCTGTTGCTCTCGGCAACCGTGGGTTTCTAA